The Lactobacillus acidophilus DNA segment GATCATTCTCAATTATTGGGAATGATCTTTTTATTATTTTCGTTCAACTATTTTAGAATTAATTCTAAAATAGCTATCCAGCGGCTTAAATAATATCATTATTTTCTTTAATTCGTGCTAGTTTCCAACCTGTATCAAAGTATGTCTTACGAATTTGACGTAAATCGTCATAATCACTCTGCAAACTATCAATTGCATCCTGTAAACTTTTATTTTGCTTTCTGATTTCATTCAACTCAGGATCATTAATTATACCCTTAAGATGCACTTGCGCAGCTAAATAACGACGACGATGCTCAAATTCTTCTCTTAAAGTGCCTAATGCATTTTCATACTTAACAAGTTTTTTATTAATATCAGAAATTTGATCATTTAGTTGAATAAATAGCTTATATGGCATATCCGACTTAATTCGATTACATTCTGCACAAGCTAAAGTCAAATTATCCAAACTATTATTATGACTTAATGAAACGGGGTCTTTATGATCTACACTATGACCGCGTCTACCACAATACTGGCAGCGATACTTATATTTAGCTCTAATGCGTTCACGGTCAATAAAATCCACTTCATTTAATTGAAAATTGATTTCCAAACCCATTTTTTTCAGATTCTGCTCAAAGGTTATATCTTGGTTAGGTACATAATCATTTTGTCCATCTTCACTTTTGATTACCGCTAGATTAAAATCAGACCGTTTAATCTGTTGGCGTGCAATTTCATTACCATCATAATCTTGCAAAAAAGCTTCGTATTTTTTACGAGCTTTTTTATTTTTTACAATAAAATTTAATTGATCTTGCTTTTTATCTGCACCAACAAATGTATATAGCAAACTTTGAGCAAATGTAGATA contains these protein-coding regions:
- a CDS encoding HNH endonuclease signature motif containing protein, yielding MKFQCSSCGLRMDSLHFKQEGLMNPKLTSICDICRTRNLNPEEYSNNAVSTFAQSLLYTFVGADKKQDQLNFIVKNKKARKKYEAFLQDYDGNEIARQQIKRSDFNLAVIKSEDGQNDYVPNQDITFEQNLKKMGLEINFQLNEVDFIDRERIRAKYKYRCQYCGRRGHSVDHKDPVSLSHNNSLDNLTLACAECNRIKSDMPYKLFIQLNDQISDINKKLVKYENALGTLREEFEHRRRYLAAQVHLKGIINDPELNEIRKQNKSLQDAIDSLQSDYDDLRQIRKTYFDTGWKLARIKENNDII